The following proteins are encoded in a genomic region of Micromonospora olivasterospora:
- a CDS encoding SRPBCC family protein, whose protein sequence is MIEIGTQVDLAHPADRVWHALTDPGLLARWFTEVDVVGDASKRLLLHTVGLPGFDATVDAEVTDWRVAELVALRCQEVDRRTLLTCTLGPTADGCRLLLRESLEGGDWPAEDRARRQECYEQALTGRLPAILDWLAFQQVDLRRGDMDATAVLPVVAADGRGPAAGRRRRVALVGVAGFLLIAGALAWTVLPSEPEPAAGPLPATSPSATASSTAGATSRAPRASSSRRTPTPGESIPAPSATPAGAPSRGAAGPTPPATAEPLAARYTSKRNRLLGYTGEVVVDNPARVAQEWTVVVTLAEGSTLDRVRGAEWRQDGDTVTFTGPPVPAGQSQAFEFDVRDAAPREKAPESCSVGGQPCAGL, encoded by the coding sequence GTGATCGAGATCGGCACGCAGGTCGACCTGGCCCACCCCGCAGACCGGGTCTGGCATGCATTGACTGATCCCGGGCTGCTCGCCCGATGGTTCACCGAGGTCGACGTGGTGGGCGACGCCTCGAAACGGCTGCTGCTGCACACGGTCGGGCTGCCCGGCTTCGACGCCACCGTGGACGCGGAGGTGACGGACTGGCGGGTGGCGGAGCTGGTCGCGTTGCGGTGCCAGGAGGTCGACCGGCGCACGCTGCTGACCTGCACCCTGGGTCCCACTGCCGACGGCTGCCGGCTGCTGCTGCGGGAGTCGCTGGAGGGCGGCGACTGGCCGGCCGAGGACCGCGCCCGCCGCCAGGAGTGCTACGAGCAGGCGCTCACCGGGCGGCTGCCGGCCATCCTGGACTGGTTGGCCTTCCAGCAGGTGGACCTGCGACGCGGCGACATGGACGCCACGGCCGTCCTGCCCGTGGTCGCCGCCGACGGCAGGGGCCCGGCGGCGGGCCGCAGGCGCCGGGTGGCGCTGGTCGGGGTGGCCGGCTTCCTGCTGATCGCCGGTGCGCTGGCGTGGACCGTGCTGCCGTCCGAGCCGGAGCCCGCCGCCGGCCCGCTGCCGGCGACGTCGCCGAGCGCCACCGCGAGCTCCACCGCCGGCGCGACGAGCCGCGCGCCCCGGGCCAGCTCCTCCCGCCGTACGCCGACGCCCGGTGAGAGCATCCCCGCCCCGAGCGCCACCCCCGCCGGCGCCCCCTCGCGCGGCGCGGCCGGCCCTACCCCGCCTGCCACGGCCGAGCCCCTGGCCGCCCGCTACACGAGCAAGAGGAACCGGCTGCTCGGATACACCGGCGAGGTGGTGGTCGACAACCCGGCCCGCGTGGCACAGGAGTGGACGGTCGTGGTGACCCTCGCCGAGGGCAGCACCCTCGACAGGGTACGGGGAGCCGAGTGGCGGCAGGACGGGGACACCGTAACCTTCACCGGGCCGCCCGTACCGGCCGGGCAGTCGCAGGCGTTCGAGTTCGACGTGCGCGACGCCGCCCCCCGGGAGAAGGCGCCCGAGAGCTGCTCGGTGGGCGGCCAGCCGTGCGCCGGCCTGTGA
- a CDS encoding flippase-like domain-containing protein, with protein MAASVALSLAYGVGLYLALLAVGHHLDLRLLAPAILVCLVGEGVATAAPTPGGLGATEAALASGLLLYGVAADTAVAAVLVYRLATFWLPALPGYVALRALLRRRLL; from the coding sequence GTGGCGGCGTCGGTGGCGCTCTCTCTTGCCTACGGCGTCGGCCTGTACCTCGCGCTGCTCGCCGTCGGCCATCACCTGGACCTGCGGCTGCTGGCCCCGGCGATCCTGGTGTGCCTGGTGGGGGAGGGCGTGGCCACGGCGGCGCCGACGCCGGGCGGGCTCGGCGCCACCGAGGCCGCCCTGGCGTCCGGGCTGCTGCTGTACGGGGTGGCCGCCGACACCGCCGTCGCCGCCGTCCTGGTCTACCGGCTCGCGACCTTCTGGCTACCCGCCCTGCCCGGTTACGTCGCCCTCCGGGCCCTGCTGCGCCGGCGGCTGCTGTGA